GCGTAATGGTATTTACATCATCGACCTACAAAAAACAGTGAAACTTGTTGACGATGCCTACAACTTTGTACGCGATGAGTCAGCAAACGGTGCGATTACTTTGTTCGTTGGAACTAAGAAACAAGCACAACAATCTGTTGAAGAACAAGCGAAACGTGCTGGTCAATTCTACATCAACCATCGCTGGTTAGGTGGCTTATTAACGAACTGGGAAACAATCCAAGCAAGTATCCGTCGCTTGAAAGCCATCGAGAAAATGGAAGAAGATGGAACATTTGACGTACTACCTAAGAAAGAAGTCCTACAATTACGTAAAGAGTGGGACCGTTTAGAACAGAACTTGGGCGGTATCAAAGATATGCCACGTATCCCAGACATCATCTATATCGTTGACCCACGCAAAGAGCATATTGCAATCCAAGAAGCACACAAATTGAACATCCCAGTTGTCGCAATGGTTGATACGAACTGTGATCCAGACGAAGTGGATTACGTTATTCCATCAAACGACGATGCCATTCGTGCAATTAAATTAATTACAACAGCAATGGCAGATGCTATTATTGAAGGTAACCAAGGTCAAAGCCAAGACACAGGCTCAGAAGAACAATCGGATAAAGAATTCTTCGATAACCTATTCGATGATAGTGAAGCAGCCGAAGCAAACGAAGAAGCAACTTCAGCTGAATAATCATTTGTTTAAGTAATCTAAATGCTAGCTTAATTCAGGTATAATCCACAGGCTCAGACCTAGGTCCTGTGTTAAGTTAGCTTTTTTATCAAAAAGGAGGCTTTTCATGGCTAAGATTAGTGCACAACAAGTAAAAGAATTACGTGAAATGACAGGTGTTGGAATGATGGACGCGAAGAAAGCGTTAGTCGAAGTAGACGGAGATATGGATAAAGCCGTTGACTTCCTTCGCGAGAAAGGTTTAGCGAAAGCTGCTAAGAAAGCAGACCGCATCGCTGCAGAAGGTTTAACTGCAACTTATGTTGATGGTAACACTGCTGCTATCGTGGAAGTAAACTCTGAAACAGACTTCGTTGCCAAAAACGAACAATTCCAAAACTACGTTCAAACAATCGTTAAGGCAGTTGCTGAAAACAAACCAGCAGACATGGATGAAGCAAATGCTATTGAAGTAGATGGTCAATCAATTAGTGACCTTGTACTTGAAGCAACAAACAAGATTGGTGAGAAAATCTCATTCCGTCGTTTCGAAGTATTAACGAAAGAAGACGGCGATGTATTTGGTGTATACCAACATAATGGTGGTTTAATCTCAGTTCTTGTAAAAATTGCTAATTCATCTGATGAAACGGTTGCGCGTGACGTTGCTATGCACATCGCTGCAATTAACCCACAATACGTAAGCCCTGAACAAGTACCTCAAGATGTTATCGAGAAAGAAGAAGCCATCCAGAAAGAAATTGCTTTAAACGAAGGTAAGCCAGAAAATATCGTTGAGAAGATGATTAAAGGCCGTATGCAGAAATTCTTGGCTGAAATCAGCTTAACAGAGCAACCATTTGTTAAAGATGGTGACGTAACAGTTAGCCAATACGTGAAACAAGCGGGTGGTGAGGTAGAAAACTTTGTTCGCTTCGCTGTAGGTGAAGGTATCGAGAAACGCGAAGAAAACTTTGCGGATGAAGTAGCTTCACAAATGAATATCTAATCATTGCACAAGTTAGATGAAGCCCCAGGTGACTGGGGCTTTTTGTGAGAAAGAGGGAGAAAGATGGTTCAACCGAAATATGAGCGCGTTGTCTTGAAATTAAGTGGTGAGGCAATTGCAGGAGAGAAGGGCTACGGTATCGATCCAGCGACGATTGATGTTATGGTCCAGGAGATTAAAGAAATCTACGAACTTGGTGTTGAAATTGCGATTATCGTAGGTGGCGGTAATATTTGGCGTGGGCAAATTGGTGAAGAGATGGGTATGGAACGGGCGCAAGCCGATTATATGGGCATGTTGGCTACTGTGATGAATGCTTTGGCCTTACAAGATGTTCTGGAGAATAATGACGTGCCAACCCGGGTACAAACATCCATTGAAATGCGTCAAATTGCTGAGCCTTATATTCGTCGCAAAGCTATTCGTCATTTAGAGAAAAGCCGGGTTGTGATTTTCGCCGGGGGTACAGGTAATCCTTACTTTACCACGGATACAACGGCTGCCTTACGGGCTGCAGAGATTAATGCGGATGTGATCTTAATGGCCAAGAATAATGTGGATGGAGTTTATGACTCCGATCCGTCGATTAACGTTGAAGCGAAGAAATTTGATGAATTGACCCATTTAGATGTGATTGCTAAAGGCTTGAAGGTTATGGATTCAACTGCCAGCTCTTTAAGTATGGATAATGATATTCCATTAGTTGTATTCAATCTAAATGAACCTGGCAATATTAAACGAGTGGTTCTCGGAGAGAACATCGGTACGACCGTTCTTGCCAAGTATGATACACAAGATAGCGACAAATAATAATTTTTTATTTCCATAAGCTGTGGTATACTAAGATTAATTAGATTAGCAGGAGGATTCATTATGACACCAGGAAATTTAATCCCAACTACGCGCGATCGAATGAAGAAATCGATTGAAGCATACCAACGTGAAGTTTCAACAATTCGTGCCGGTCGTGCGAATGCAAGTATTCTTGACCGTGTAAGTGTATTATATTACGGTGTACCTACACCTTTAAATCAACTGGCCAGTATCACCATTCCAGAAGCACGCATGCTTGTGATTTCGCCTTATGATAAAGGTAGCTTAGGCGATATTGAGAAAGCGATTCAAACGAGCGATATTGGTATTACTCCGAACAATGATGGCGAAGTGATTCGCTTAGTTATCCCAGCCTTAACGAAAGAGCGCCGGGAGGAGTTAACGAAAGTCGTCAACGCTGAGCAAGAGAATGCCAAAGTCAGTGTGCGTAACATTCGTCGTGATATGATTGATGAAGCGAAGAAACTCGAGAAGAATAATGAGTTAACAGAAGACGACGTACGTCAATATGAGAAAGATATTCAAACTGAGACTGATAAAGCGATCGCTGAAATTGAAGAGATTACGAAAGCGAAGCAAGATGAAATCATGAATGATTAATCTTCAAAGAAATAACCACGATAAGCTTAGATTTATTGAGTTTATTGTGGTTTTTTCGTCTATGTAAGTATATTTATGATTAATTTTACTTACATAATATTACATAGACTTTCCTCTTATGTTAGACTATTTGTGATATAATGAACAAGGAGGATACTAGATGTTGAAGAAGTTTCTTAAGACGGTCTTAAGTAGCGCATTAATTTGTTCGCTTGCTGCTCCAGGAGCGAGTGTACTAGCAGAGACCGTGACGGCCGAAGGGTCTGGGACAGGAGCCCATGGCGAGGTAAAAGTTGAGGTAAGTTTCGAAGGAAATCGAATTACTGGTATTGAAATTCTGGAAGAACAGGAGAATGAGACCTTAGCTGAACCTGTCTTTACAGGATTAAAAGAAGAAATTATCGCGCGAAATTCTATCGATGTGGATGTGGTAACGGGCTCAACCCAGTCGAGCGAGGCATTGATTACTGCTGTTGAAGAAGCCATAAAAGCAGCCGGCATAACTTTGGTTGCCGTCTCTACTGAGGATGAAGCAGAAGGCGATGCTTCGGATGAATTAGCAGCGCAAGAATATGATGTTGTGGTAGTTGGTTCAGGTGGTGCAGGTTTCAGTGCTGCCATTGAAGCTGCTACAGCTGGTAAATCAGTTATTTTGCTTGAGAAATTACCGATTGTCGGAGGGAATACACTTATCAGTGGGGGCGAGATGAACGCGCCAGGTAACTGGGTCCAAGAAACACTGGGTATCGAAGACAGTGTGGAGTTATACTATGAAGACACGGTGAAGAGCGGCGAAGATAAAGGGGTACCTGAGCTGGTGCAATTAATGGCAGAAAGTGCGCTTGAATCAGCTGAATGGCTTCGAGATGAGATTAACGTAGAATTCTACGACGATCAACTATTCTATTTCGGTGGACATTCGGTGGAAAGAGCTCTTATTCCTCTAGGCCACACAGGTCAAGAGATAATTACTAAATTCCAAGCAAAAGCTGATCAATTAGGGATTGATGTGATTACTGAAGCGGGCGCGGAAGAATTACTGCAAGATGAGTCGGACCGCATCATTGGTGTGAAGGCCAATACCAAAGATGGTTTTCAAGACTTCTTGGCTAAAGACGGGGTTATCCTTACTACCGGAGGTTTCGGAGCCAATGAAGAATTACGGGTGAAATACAACCAAGAATATGATGACCGCTACTTAGAAACAGTCAGCCCAGGTTCACAAGGTGATGGGATTGTTATGGCCGAAGCAGTTGGAGCAGACTTGATGAATATGGAATATATCCAAACATATCCAGTCGCGGATCCGGAAACAGGACGCATTTCACTTTTAGCAGATACTCGTTTCGATGGGGCGATTCTGATTAATCAAGAAGGCGAACGTTTCGTTGAGGAATTAGAACGTCGCGATGTTATCTCCCAAGCTATCTTAGCTCAGACTGGTGGATATGCTTATCAGTTATGGAACGATGCATTGGACCAAGTTTCAAACTCGAAAGAATTACACCAAGCTGAGTATGAAAGCTTACTTGAGCGTGGCCTCTTGGTAGAAGCAGATTCGATTGAAGAGGTAGCTGAAGCCTTTGATATTCCAGTAGATAACTTAAAAGCTACCTTAGAGAAAGTTGCGGAATATGCTGAAACGGGAGAAGATAAAGACTTCAATCACCGTAAAGGCTTAGTCAATATGGATGAAGGACGTTACTACTTGATGAAATGTAAGCCATCGATTCATCATACTATGGGTGGCTTAGTCATTAACGGAAAGGCTGAAGTACTCAATACAGATGGCGAGCCAATTGAAGGCTTGTATGCCGCTGGTGAATTAACGGGGGTCATCCACGGGGTTAACCGCCTTGGTGGTAATGCGATTACCGATATTATCACCTTCGGTCGGATTGCAGGGCAAACTGTCGGAAATAATTAAGCCATCCCCAGAGCTTAGAAGCAAAGGCATTGCTTCTAGGCTCTTTTTTAATGAAATGTGCGGGTGAGTGATATTTGGGCTAGTGGTTAATGTATCTTTTGCATGATGGAGTAAATTATTTATGTTTATTTCGGTTCTAAAATAAATACGGTTGATGGAAATTTCTCGACCGTTTTTAAGTGCAAAAAACGCAGATGTTCTTTAATATTAAAGTTGACCCAATAATAAAGGAGAACATCTACGTATGAATCATTTTATCGAAAAAACCTTCCAATTAAAAGACAAAAACATTGAAATCGATATGGATTATTGTGAAGAGATAGAATTCAAAGGGCGAACATCGCTCTTTTATCGAGGAACATTGGCATATAAACCGGAGGCTTGTCCTCATTGTGGCATTGCCAATAATGATTATGTCATTGTCAGTAATGGAAAACGCTCCTCTCGTCTGACATTAACAGCCAAATCAGGCTTACCTGCTTACTTAATCCTAGCTAAGCAACGCTTTTTATGCAAAGCCTGTGGGCGGTCATTTACAGCGAAGACATCCATCGTTAATCCTGACTGCTATATTACGAATCAAGTCAAACAACAGATTATGGACCGCGCCACAAGAGTCACTTGTGAAACAGATATCGCCAAAGATACTTTTGTATCACCAAATACAGTCCGACGGGTGATTCATGAAACCGCTCGAGCTATTCGAATACGGTCCACTGAACAGTTGCCTAAGCATCTATCCTTTGATGAATTTAAAAGCGTTAAGTCGGTTAAAGCAGCGATGAGCTTCATCTGTTGTGATACACTGTCACATAAAATCGTAGATGTGGTCGAAGACAGAAAAACACACTCACTCAGTGCTTATTTCTCAAGGTTTAGTCGCCAAGCACGTTACCAAGTTCAAACCATTACGATAGATATGTACGAACCATACATGCACCTGGCAAAGCGATGGTTTCCAAATGCAAAGATTATTCTTGATCCGTTCCATTTAATTCAAGCCTTAAATCGCGAATTAGATCGGACACGAATTCGTTACATGAACGAGGTTCGTTATAAAGATTCAAGACTCTATAATAAACTTAAGCGTTATTGGAAATTAATACTCAAACCAAAAAGCGACTTAATGTCTACTGAATACCATCGCTTCCCACTGTTTGATTGGTTAACCAATACTCGTAGCATTGTGGACTATCTCATTCAGCACGACGACGTCTTGAAGGATACCTATCAAATGGTGCATCAATTGGGCGATGCCTTAAGGGATAGGAACTGGCAACGATATCAAGAGATTTTGGCACAAAGCCGGTCCATGACACTTTCAAAAGGCTTAAGGCGTGTATTAAGGACGTTCAGAAAGTATGGGGAATATATCCATAACACACTCACACATGCAGGCCTTAGTAATGGTCCTATCGAAGGGATTAATAATAAGATTAAACTACTCAAACGCAATGGTTATGGTTACAGAAACTTCAGTCATTTTAGAGACAGAATATTACTCATGTGCCGACTTTATGAACCTAAGAACAAAGAAAAAGATCAAGCAACAAATTTAGTCGCTTGACCTTAAATTTACTCATCAACCCTATTTGACAAAGAGCCTTATTTCTTGCTTTGTATAAAATAGCGGAAATTTACGGCTTTAAATAATTCTATGTTTTTCTTAGATTGTTTATACATCGATTAGTTTATTTGCTATAATAGACGAAGTTATGACTCATACAAGGAGTGAGTATTTATGGAGAAAGACCAATTAGAAATTCCTCAGCACATTGCTATCATAATGGATGGGAATGGCCGTTGGGCGAAGAGACGGATGATGCCACGAGTATACGGGCATAAGAATGGTGTTGAAGCCATCAAGAAAGTTACCATCCGCGCCCACCAACGAGGCATTAAGATGCTGACGCTGTACGCTTTCTCGACTGAGAATTGGGGACGTCCTGAACAAGAAGTTAATTATTTAATGAATTTACCGAAGGAGTTCTTCAATAGCTTCTTACCACAAATTATGGAGAACAATGTTAAAGTGGAAGTCATCGGTGATTACGCCAATCTGCCTGAAAGCACCCATGGTATCTTACATGAGGTATTGGAGAAGACGAAGGATAATACAGGACTAATCTTAAATTTCGCCATTAATTATGGGGGCCATCAAGAAATTACTTATGCAGTTCGTCAAATTGCTGAGCAGATTAAAGCGGGTACCCTTCAGCCGGATGAGATAAATGAAGATGTGGTGCAGGCGCATTTGATGACGGGTAAGTTCGGTGA
This region of Suicoccus acidiformans genomic DNA includes:
- a CDS encoding ISL3 family transposase translates to MNHFIEKTFQLKDKNIEIDMDYCEEIEFKGRTSLFYRGTLAYKPEACPHCGIANNDYVIVSNGKRSSRLTLTAKSGLPAYLILAKQRFLCKACGRSFTAKTSIVNPDCYITNQVKQQIMDRATRVTCETDIAKDTFVSPNTVRRVIHETARAIRIRSTEQLPKHLSFDEFKSVKSVKAAMSFICCDTLSHKIVDVVEDRKTHSLSAYFSRFSRQARYQVQTITIDMYEPYMHLAKRWFPNAKIILDPFHLIQALNRELDRTRIRYMNEVRYKDSRLYNKLKRYWKLILKPKSDLMSTEYHRFPLFDWLTNTRSIVDYLIQHDDVLKDTYQMVHQLGDALRDRNWQRYQEILAQSRSMTLSKGLRRVLRTFRKYGEYIHNTLTHAGLSNGPIEGINNKIKLLKRNGYGYRNFSHFRDRILLMCRLYEPKNKEKDQATNLVA
- the frr gene encoding ribosome recycling factor — protein: MTPGNLIPTTRDRMKKSIEAYQREVSTIRAGRANASILDRVSVLYYGVPTPLNQLASITIPEARMLVISPYDKGSLGDIEKAIQTSDIGITPNNDGEVIRLVIPALTKERREELTKVVNAEQENAKVSVRNIRRDMIDEAKKLEKNNELTEDDVRQYEKDIQTETDKAIAEIEEITKAKQDEIMND
- the pyrH gene encoding UMP kinase; translation: MVQPKYERVVLKLSGEAIAGEKGYGIDPATIDVMVQEIKEIYELGVEIAIIVGGGNIWRGQIGEEMGMERAQADYMGMLATVMNALALQDVLENNDVPTRVQTSIEMRQIAEPYIRRKAIRHLEKSRVVIFAGGTGNPYFTTDTTAALRAAEINADVILMAKNNVDGVYDSDPSINVEAKKFDELTHLDVIAKGLKVMDSTASSLSMDNDIPLVVFNLNEPGNIKRVVLGENIGTTVLAKYDTQDSDK
- a CDS encoding isoprenyl transferase, whose product is MEKDQLEIPQHIAIIMDGNGRWAKRRMMPRVYGHKNGVEAIKKVTIRAHQRGIKMLTLYAFSTENWGRPEQEVNYLMNLPKEFFNSFLPQIMENNVKVEVIGDYANLPESTHGILHEVLEKTKDNTGLILNFAINYGGHQEITYAVRQIAEQIKAGTLQPDEINEDVVQAHLMTGKFGELAQVDLMIRTSGELRTSNFLPWQLAYSEFYFTDSYWPDFDGDALDEAIIEYNRRNRRFGKLDETS
- the rpsB gene encoding 30S ribosomal protein S2, which codes for MSVISMKQLLEAGVHFGHQTRRWNPKMKKYIFTERNGIYIIDLQKTVKLVDDAYNFVRDESANGAITLFVGTKKQAQQSVEEQAKRAGQFYINHRWLGGLLTNWETIQASIRRLKAIEKMEEDGTFDVLPKKEVLQLRKEWDRLEQNLGGIKDMPRIPDIIYIVDPRKEHIAIQEAHKLNIPVVAMVDTNCDPDEVDYVIPSNDDAIRAIKLITTAMADAIIEGNQGQSQDTGSEEQSDKEFFDNLFDDSEAAEANEEATSAE
- a CDS encoding flavocytochrome c; the encoded protein is MLKKFLKTVLSSALICSLAAPGASVLAETVTAEGSGTGAHGEVKVEVSFEGNRITGIEILEEQENETLAEPVFTGLKEEIIARNSIDVDVVTGSTQSSEALITAVEEAIKAAGITLVAVSTEDEAEGDASDELAAQEYDVVVVGSGGAGFSAAIEAATAGKSVILLEKLPIVGGNTLISGGEMNAPGNWVQETLGIEDSVELYYEDTVKSGEDKGVPELVQLMAESALESAEWLRDEINVEFYDDQLFYFGGHSVERALIPLGHTGQEIITKFQAKADQLGIDVITEAGAEELLQDESDRIIGVKANTKDGFQDFLAKDGVILTTGGFGANEELRVKYNQEYDDRYLETVSPGSQGDGIVMAEAVGADLMNMEYIQTYPVADPETGRISLLADTRFDGAILINQEGERFVEELERRDVISQAILAQTGGYAYQLWNDALDQVSNSKELHQAEYESLLERGLLVEADSIEEVAEAFDIPVDNLKATLEKVAEYAETGEDKDFNHRKGLVNMDEGRYYLMKCKPSIHHTMGGLVINGKAEVLNTDGEPIEGLYAAGELTGVIHGVNRLGGNAITDIITFGRIAGQTVGNN
- the tsf gene encoding translation elongation factor Ts; the protein is MAKISAQQVKELREMTGVGMMDAKKALVEVDGDMDKAVDFLREKGLAKAAKKADRIAAEGLTATYVDGNTAAIVEVNSETDFVAKNEQFQNYVQTIVKAVAENKPADMDEANAIEVDGQSISDLVLEATNKIGEKISFRRFEVLTKEDGDVFGVYQHNGGLISVLVKIANSSDETVARDVAMHIAAINPQYVSPEQVPQDVIEKEEAIQKEIALNEGKPENIVEKMIKGRMQKFLAEISLTEQPFVKDGDVTVSQYVKQAGGEVENFVRFAVGEGIEKREENFADEVASQMNI